The genomic segment CGGCGGCCGGCGATCTCTACGTGGTCCTGGCCGGCTGGGACGGCTCCGGGCGGGCGGGCCTGGAGATCTATGTCAATCCGCTGGTGGACTGGCTCTGGCTGGGCGGCCTGCTCCTCATCCTGGGCACGGCCTTCTCGCTCTGGCCGCGGCCCGCCGTCCGCCTGGCGGCGGTGGACCCCGAGCGCGAGCGCCTCTTCGGCCTCCTGCGCGAGCTGGAGTACGACCGCCGCATGGGCAAGCTGGACGAGGAGAGCTACGCGCGCCTCCGCGCGGAGTACGAAGACCAGGCCGCGCGGATCCTCGAGGAAGCGCGCGAGCGCGAGCGGCGGCGCCGTGAGGTCGAGGCCTGGCTGCTCGGTCGCCGGGCCGCCGCGCAGCCGGCGGCCGGCGAGCGACCCGTCTCGGAGGTGGTCCCATGAGCCCGGCCGGCGTCTCCTACGCCGTCGCCTTCCTCGCCGGCCTGACCTTCTTCTTCTCCCCCTGCGTCTGGCCCATGTATCCCTCCTACCTGAGCTACATCGCGGGCGCGGGGGCGGGCCAGCTCGCCGGACGCGGCGCGGGCAGGCAGGGGGCAGGCCGCGCGCGAGCGCGCCTCCTGGGGCGGGCGCTGGCCTTCGTCCTCGGCTTCTCGCTGGTCTTCGTCGTCCTGGGGGCCACCGCCAGCTCCTTCGGCCAGCTGCTGCTGGCCAACCTGCCGCGGTTGCGCAAGGTGGCCGGCGTGCTCATCGCCTTCTTCGGCCTAGCCATGACCGGCTGGCTGCGCATCCCGCTGCTGGAGCGAAGCTGGCAGCCACTGGCGGAGGAAGGGGCCGCGCCCGGGCGCGCGGGCAGCTGGCTGGGCGCCCTGGCGCTCGGTGGCGCCTTCAGCATCGGCTGGACCCCGTGCGTGGGACCGGTCTTGGCCGCCATCCTGCTCTACGCCTCCACCCAGGCCTCGCTGGAGCGGGG from the Bacillota bacterium genome contains:
- a CDS encoding cytochrome c biogenesis CcdA family protein; translation: MSPAGVSYAVAFLAGLTFFFSPCVWPMYPSYLSYIAGAGAGQLAGRGAGRQGAGRARARLLGRALAFVLGFSLVFVVLGATASSFGQLLLANLPRLRKVAGVLIAFFGLAMTGWLRIPLLERSWQPLAEEGAAPGRAGSWLGALALGGAFSIGWTPCVGPVLAAILLYASTQASLERGVALLATYSAGMGLPFLVLAAGFEWLWPRLSGLHRHLPTVQRVAGLLLVLLGVLVYTDWLTQISFRLFYLFS